The nucleotide window GTGTGGAGAAACTGGTCGGGCAGCGCAGCGTGGCGAAGCCGGTCATTTCCACGTTTCACTCGTTCTGTGTACGCGTGCTGCGGAGAGATATCGAAGCTCTGCGGATTCCGTCGGCGGTGCCGGGGCAGCCGCCCATCGGGCTTACCAAGAATTTCGTGATTTACGACGAGAGCGATCAGCAACAGGTTGTGAAGGGCATCATGCGGCGGATCGGGTTGGACGATAAGCAACTCACGCCGCGCACAGTGCTCTCGCGAATATCCTGGGCCAAGAACCACATGCTCAACCCGCAGGAAATTTATCTGGAATCGGCCGATCCCAAGATGGAACGGGTCGCCCACATCTACGAGGAATATCGCAAAGAACTGCTCAAGGCGAACGCGATGGACTTCGACGATCTGCTGCTCGAAGCCATGCGCCTGCTGAAATCGGTGGCGGCGGTTCGCGAATATTACAACCGGCGTTTTCAATACATCCTGGTGGACGAGTATCAGGATACGAACCGTCCGCAATACGAAATGATGCGGCTGCTGGCGGGCGAGCGGCACAACATCTGCGCGGTCGGCGATGAAGATCAATCGATTTATTCGTGGCGAGGCGCGGACATCCGTAACATTCTCGAGTTCGAGCGGGATTTTCCGGAAGCGAAGATCGTGCGGCTGGAGCAGAACTATCGTTCGACGCAGAACATTTTGCAGGCTGCATCGGCGGTGGTGTCGAACAACGTCCGGCGCAAAGGGAAGAATCTTTGGACTTCGCGGCAAGGCGGTTCGAAGATCGGCTACTACGAAGCTCCCGACGGGGAGAACGAAGCGCTCTTTGCTGCTGATGCGATCAGCCGTTACGTGCGCGAGTCAGCGGAGCGGGCTGAGGATGCTCGCGCAGCGGTGCTCTATCGAACAAATTCGCAGTCGCGTTTGTTTGAAGAAGCGCTGCGGCGCTACGGGCTGAAGTATCACGTGGTCGGCGGATTTTCTTTCTACGACAGGGCTGAGATCAAAGACCTGAACTCGTATTTGAAAGTCATCCTGAATCCCGATGATTCGATCTCCCTGTTGCGCGTGATTAATACGCCCGCGCGTGGTCTCGGCAAGACGACCATCGAGACGATCGAGCGGTTGGCGCTGGAGACGGGATTGTCCCTGTGGGGTGCGATTGGGCAGGCGATCGAACGCCAATTGCTGCCGGGACGAGCCCTGCTCGCGATCAAGGCATTTCGCGACCTGATCGAAGATGGACGTGCGATGCTGGCGGGCACGTATGCCGATCGACTGAAAGAGAGCAGTGCAGCGGAGGACCGTCGTGACGCGGGGGTTCCGGCGGTAAGTGAGCGAGCGTCGTTGCCAGTTCCACGTATGGAAGCGGAGGAAGTCTCGGACGCGCCCGACACCGACTTCGATCCCAGCAACTTCAGCTTCGATTTTGGACCAGATATCGTCGAGGACGCGGATCTGGACAGCAGCGTCGCGTTTCCCGCCGGGCAAGACGACGTTCCTGTAAACTTCGGCGAAACTAAGGGCGGCGAGGCAGATACAGCCGTGGAGGGTTTTCGCGCACCGGGCGAGGCTGCGACCACCGCGGAACTACTCAAGTTCCTGATCGACCGCACCGGCTACATCAAGCAACTCGAGGACGAAGATACGCCCGAAGCCTATTCGCGGATTGAAAACCTCCGCGAACTGGTCAATGCAGCCATGGATTCCCGCGATCGTGGAGAGACTCTCGACCAGTTCCTCGACCATGCTGCGCTCGTCAGTGACGCTGATCAATATGACGAGCGTGCGCAGATCACACTCATGACGCTGCATGCCGCCAAAGGGTTGGAGTTTCCGCTGGTGGTGCTGGCCGGGATGGAGGAAGGTCTTTTTCCGCATTCGCGGACGTTGAACGAGCCCGACCAGATGGAAGAGGAACGGCGGCTTTGTTATGTCGGAATGACGCGCGCAATGGATACGCTGGTCTTATCGCGAGCTGTTTATCGTCGCCGTTATGGTACCGACATGCCGGAAGCGAGCATCCCTTCGCGATTCCTGGACGAAGTGCCGGTGGAATTGGTGGAAGAGATGGGCGGTAGGAAGAAGTCTTCAGGCTCCGGGGCCAGCAGTTCGCGGGCGGGGGCGCCCGCGCCACATTCCCGCTCTTATTCCCAGGAGACAGAGTCGGTACACTATTCGTACGAAGACGAGGATCAGAGTGCGAGTTGGAATCCGGCGCGGGTGAAGCCGAAATCTGCGGCGCCGGTGCGAAACTACAACTCTATCGACAATATTGCGGAGTTCTTTTCGTCGCGCGGGAAGAAGTTCAATATCCCGAGACTGCCCGTCGAAGAGTCCTCCGGCAAGCGCGGCTTTCGCCCTGGACAGAAGGTGAAGCACCCGAAATACGGCGAAGGAACGGTCTATCAGCGCGAAGGGGATGGGGAAGATGCCAAGATTACGGTACAATTCCCTCGCTTCGGTTTGAAGAAGCTGGTGGAGAAGTACGCGCAGTTGCAGAAGGCATAGTGACAGTCAGCACTCAGCAATTCGCATTCAGTTTCACCTGAGAGCAATAAGCTCACGGACTACATCTAAAAGAAGGAAACACACAAATAATTCATGGCAAACACAAAGAAACTGGCAAAAGAAGAACGCAAGACAGCGAAGCGTACTGCGCGCAAGAAGAGCAAGACCGAGAAGCCGAAGAAGCCCCGCGATTACGCGCGCGGATCGAAGAAGCGCAAGATGAAGAAAATGGTGCGCGGCCAGGCGAAGCGCTAAAGGGCTGCGAGTCAGGAGCTGCGAGCTGCGAAACGCATAGCTTGCAGCGAATGGATCAAGACGAAGGCGCGGGCGGATTCGCTCGCGCCTTCCAGTTCATGTGAGGAGACACAGTCTCTTGGCACAATCACCCGCGAACGATGCGCCTGCCAATAGCGGCAGCCAGTTGCTTTGCTGCAAGTCCATCGACAAACTGATTTCGGATTCGGAACATCCGGAGACCCGCCTCAGCAAAACGCTGGGGCCGTGGTCGCTGACTGCACTCGGCATTGGGGCCATCATCGGTTCGGGGATCTTTGTTCTCACGGGAACGGCGGCCGCGGGAGAATATTTTCAGGCTCCTTCCATCCTGCACGCGCAGGCGCTCGACCTTATCGTGAACTTCCTGCACAAAGGTACCTTTGCGGGGGCGCTCATGCATGGCCGTCCGCCGGCTGGGCCGTCGATTGCCATTTCGTTTTTCCTGGTGGCGATCGCCTGTAGTTTTGCCGGCCTGTGCTACGCGGAACTCGCATCGATGATTCCGATCGCGGGAAGCGCGTACACGTATTCTTATGCAACCCTCGGTGAAATATTTGCCTGGATCATCGGCTGGGATCTGATTCTGGAATACGTAGTCAGCAACGTGGCGGTGGCGGTCGGTTTCGCCGGATATACCAAGGCACAATTTGCAGCTTTCGGTCTGACCTTGCCCGACAAGTGGGCAAGTCCCGTATGGGCTGGAGGGCAGTGGACCGGCGCGTATTTCAACATGCCGGGCTTCCTGATTGTTTTCATTCTCACGCTGCTGCTGGTGCGCGGAGTGAAAGAATCTGCTTCCACCAACAACATCATGGTGATGGTGAAGATCGGGGCCATCCTCACCTTTATGGTCGTCGGCAGCATGCTCGTGAAGCCAGCCAACTGGACTCCGTTTGCGCCTTCGGGCTTTGCAGGAATCGTTACCGGCGGCGCGATTGTTTTCTTTACCTACATCGGGTTCGATTCGGTGTCGACGGCGGCGGAAGAGTCGCGTAATCCGCAAAAAGACTTACCGTTCGGCATCATCATGTCGCTGATCGTTTGCACGCTGTTGTATGTCGGCGTCGCGGTGGTGCTGCTGGGCATGATGAAGTACACGACATTCGTTTCCGGAGCGGCTGCGGAAGCACCGGTTGCCTATGCGATGAAGTATCTTGGCGTGCATCCATTCTTCCGGTCAGTGATTGTGATTGGAGCGCTGACGGGGATGATCTCGTCGCTGCTGGTTTTTCAATACGGCCAGGCGCGCATCTGGTACGCAATGTCACGCGACGGATTGTTGCCCAAGTTGTTCTCGGCTGTTCACCCGAAATACAAGACTCCGCACTGGTCAACATGGATTGCCTGTTTTGCGGTCGGCATTCCCGCTGGCCTCGTGGATATCGGTGACGCCGCCGATCTTGCTAATATCGGAACCCTGTTCGCCTTCGTGCTGGTTTCAATCGGCGTCATTTTCCTGCGGCACAGGCAGCCGGATCGAAAGCGAGCTTTCCGTGTGCCGTTTGTTCCCTGGTTTCCCCTGATCTCGGTCGTGTTGTGTGGTGGGCTGATGTTGGGCTTAACCTTGATAACCTGGTTGCGTTTCGTGATCTGGCTGGCGCTCGGACTGCTGATTTACGTTTTCTACAGCCGGCATCACAGCGAGTTCTGCAAGACAAAATAATTCTGAACAAGACGCTGGTAGCACAGAGATACAATC belongs to Acidobacteriota bacterium and includes:
- a CDS encoding UvrD-helicase domain-containing protein encodes the protein MSFLDDLNPQQREAVETTDGPVLILAGAGSGKTRVITFRIAYLIEHHGVMPESILAMTFTNKAASEMAERVEKLVGQRSVAKPVISTFHSFCVRVLRRDIEALRIPSAVPGQPPIGLTKNFVIYDESDQQQVVKGIMRRIGLDDKQLTPRTVLSRISWAKNHMLNPQEIYLESADPKMERVAHIYEEYRKELLKANAMDFDDLLLEAMRLLKSVAAVREYYNRRFQYILVDEYQDTNRPQYEMMRLLAGERHNICAVGDEDQSIYSWRGADIRNILEFERDFPEAKIVRLEQNYRSTQNILQAASAVVSNNVRRKGKNLWTSRQGGSKIGYYEAPDGENEALFAADAISRYVRESAERAEDARAAVLYRTNSQSRLFEEALRRYGLKYHVVGGFSFYDRAEIKDLNSYLKVILNPDDSISLLRVINTPARGLGKTTIETIERLALETGLSLWGAIGQAIERQLLPGRALLAIKAFRDLIEDGRAMLAGTYADRLKESSAAEDRRDAGVPAVSERASLPVPRMEAEEVSDAPDTDFDPSNFSFDFGPDIVEDADLDSSVAFPAGQDDVPVNFGETKGGEADTAVEGFRAPGEAATTAELLKFLIDRTGYIKQLEDEDTPEAYSRIENLRELVNAAMDSRDRGETLDQFLDHAALVSDADQYDERAQITLMTLHAAKGLEFPLVVLAGMEEGLFPHSRTLNEPDQMEEERRLCYVGMTRAMDTLVLSRAVYRRRYGTDMPEASIPSRFLDEVPVELVEEMGGRKKSSGSGASSSRAGAPAPHSRSYSQETESVHYSYEDEDQSASWNPARVKPKSAAPVRNYNSIDNIAEFFSSRGKKFNIPRLPVEESSGKRGFRPGQKVKHPKYGEGTVYQREGDGEDAKITVQFPRFGLKKLVEKYAQLQKA
- a CDS encoding amino acid permease — its product is MLCCKSIDKLISDSEHPETRLSKTLGPWSLTALGIGAIIGSGIFVLTGTAAAGEYFQAPSILHAQALDLIVNFLHKGTFAGALMHGRPPAGPSIAISFFLVAIACSFAGLCYAELASMIPIAGSAYTYSYATLGEIFAWIIGWDLILEYVVSNVAVAVGFAGYTKAQFAAFGLTLPDKWASPVWAGGQWTGAYFNMPGFLIVFILTLLLVRGVKESASTNNIMVMVKIGAILTFMVVGSMLVKPANWTPFAPSGFAGIVTGGAIVFFTYIGFDSVSTAAEESRNPQKDLPFGIIMSLIVCTLLYVGVAVVLLGMMKYTTFVSGAAAEAPVAYAMKYLGVHPFFRSVIVIGALTGMISSLLVFQYGQARIWYAMSRDGLLPKLFSAVHPKYKTPHWSTWIACFAVGIPAGLVDIGDAADLANIGTLFAFVLVSIGVIFLRHRQPDRKRAFRVPFVPWFPLISVVLCGGLMLGLTLITWLRFVIWLALGLLIYVFYSRHHSEFCKTK